Part of the Variovorax paradoxus B4 genome, GGAGCCCGTCATAGGAAGTGAATACGAGGGCCAGCACAGCCCAGCCCGCCACCAGCCGCCCCTCGGGAAATTTGGAGCGCAGCGCCTTGCGCAGGTTCACCGCAAAGATCAGCACTGCAATGGGCAGCACCGCCAGGTTGAGCAGCGGCGTGAAGAGATAGAGGCTGGGTATCGCCCTGGACACATGCGGCAGCGTCGCAACGCTGCAAGCCAGCGCCAGCGCTACCGACGAACGGGTGAGCCAGGGCGAGGGCTGCCGGTGCAGCCGCTGCAGGAACAGGTGGATGAGGATGATCAGCCAGAGCAGCGAGGCCACGGTGATCCATTCGAACCACTCGTCCGAAATCGGCAGGTAGTCGCCGCTCACGAAGTAGTGCAGCGTGCGCAGGAAGGCCATCGCCGAGATGGCAAAGAACAGCAGGTAGAGCGATTCGCGCCGCTTGCCCAGCCATACCGCGAATGCGAAGGCGCCCACCGCCAGGAACGCGGCGCTGCCCATGAACGGCAGCTGCACCTGCAGCAGTTGGCGGGCATGGTAGCGCCAGCCCAGCGCATCCTGGTCGCCTACCCACACCGTTGAAAAACCGCTCCCGCTGCTGCGCAGGCGGTCGACGCGAATCAGCACCGACGCCGGAGAAGGCGTATGGGCCGGTGCGTTCAGCGGCAGCAGCAGCGGATGGTTGTAGCCGTTGTGCACGGCGCTGCCTTGCGACTGATGGAGCAGCACGCCATCGCCGTACACCGCGATGCGGCCCAGGGTCTTCCAGCGCGGGAGGTAGAGAAGGCGAGGCTGCGCCGAGGGCGCGAGCCCGGCCAGATCGATGCGGTACCAGTCGGTGACCGTCTGCACGCCGCCCGTGGATGTGGGCACCAGCTCTCGTCCGGCCGTATGCGGGAGGCTGACCGTCTGCCAGCCTTCGCTTGGCAACCCGGTGTCCTCGATGCGCCGCGGCGGGGCGGAATAGCCGGTGCCGGGAATGGACAGCAGCTCGGCCCGGGTGATGTGGACAGCGCCATCGCTCTGCGGCGCGGATGCATCCGCTGCCGGCGGTTCGGTGGCGCCCGCACAAGGCAGGACGGCCAGCGGCAAGGCCAGCCATAGCGTTGCGATCCACCGGCCGATGCGCCGACGGCCCGTGCTGCGCGGTTTCATCGATCGCTTCCGCCGTGGAAGCTGCTTCCAGCTGGCCGTGGATTCAACGTCTCGCTCCCGCGGCTTGCGCGATCAACAGGTCCGCCATGATGGCCGCCGGAACTCGGGGGTGTCCTCCACCATTGCCACACGGAGGATGTGGCAGCCAAGGAGGACGGGAGATGGTTTCATCAAGTCACAATTATGTCCTCGGCCCGTCTTCCCGGGCCAACCCGCCAACGGCCCGGTCGCGGCAACGTGCCGAATCGTCGCACTCGCAATGCCAGAAGGTCAGGCGCTGACGAATCTCGGGTCGAGTTGCGCCAGAGCGAACTTCCGCACGTGATCGACGAAGGCGCTCACGAGCAATGACGAGCTCCGCCGCACCGGCGTGAGTACGGAAAAGTCCGTCACCATCATCGGCTCGAAGGGCAGGAAGCTCAGGCCCTGGCCGGCATGCTCCAGTGCGGTGATCGGGTCCACCAGCGACACGCCGAGGCCGGCAGCCACCATGGCACAAACGCCGGCCGACACCTGCGTCTCGACCTGCAGCTTGCGCTCGATGCCGTAGGACGCGAAGAGTGCGTCGACGTGCAGCCGCGATTCGATCGCATGCGGATGCGAGACGAAGTGCTCGCCGGCCAGGTCCGCGGGGCGGATCACCTTTTTCTTCGCGAGCCGGTGGTCGCTGCGCATCACGCAGACCATCCGGGTCGCAATAAGCCGCTCGCCGTGCGTGCTCGAATGGCTTATCGGCAGAACGACGAAGCCGACGTCGCAGCGCTCGCCGACCACCATGTCCACCACCGTGCGCGAGGAATGGTTGGCGAGCGACACCCGGATGTCGTTGTGCTCGGCCAGGAAGCCCGCAATCGCGCGCGGCAGGAAAGACAGCGCCAGTGCCGGCGCGGCGGCAATGCGCAGCGCGCCGCGTTGCAGCGACCGGATCTCCTCGGCGGTTCGTGCGATGCGCTCCATGCCGAGCAGCGAGCGCTCGACCTCTTCGTTCAGCGCCTCGGCCTCCGCGGTGGGTTGCAGGCGCCCACGCACGCGCAGGAAGAGCGGGAAGCCCACGCTTTCCTCCAGGTCGGCCACCAGCCGCGTGACGGCGGGCTGCGACACATGCAGCGACTCGGCCGCGCGGGTCACGGTTTGCCACAGCATCACGGCCCGAAAGGCCTCCAATTGACGAATCTTCATGTCGGGAACTCCATACATGAATGTTATGGCCTTCTGAAAAAAAACGATTGTTCAGCGGTCAGGTGCATCGTTAATCTGCGTCCTTCGAGTGAAACGAACTGCAGAACCCATTCTGGTGCGCCATAAGAGAAACGCATCACGATAGGGAAAACCCGGACTTTTTGGTGCGCAACAAAGGAAATCCCATGATGCTTCGTCCTGTTTCCGCGGCCGTGAATGCGGCGCTGTCCACCGTGCTGGCCCTCTGCTCGCTGACCGTATCGGCCCAGCAGCCGACCACGCTCTACGTCGGCTCCTACGGCGGTTCGACCGAGAAGGCTTTCAAGGAGAAGCTGATCCCCGCATTCGAGGCCAAGCACAACGCCAAGATCGTCTACGTGTCGGGCAACTCGACCGACACGCTGGCCAAGCTGCAGGCGCAGAAGGGCAAGCAGGAACTCAACGTCGTGCTGCTCGACGACGGCCCGATGTACCAGGCCGTGCAGTTTGGCTTCTGCGACAAGCTGGGCAACCAGCCGGTGCTGAAAGACCTGTACCCCGTTGCGCGCATGACCGACAGCGCGGTCGGCGTCGGCATCGTCGCCGCCGGCATCGCCTACAACACCGAAGCCTTCAGGAAGGCGAACCTGCCCGCGCCGGATTCGTGGGAGGTGCTCACCGACAAGCGCTTCAAGCAGAAGGTCGCGATCCCGCCGATCAGCAACACCTACGGCCTGCAGACGCTGCTGACTTTCGCCAAGCTGCGCAAGGGCGGCGACAAGAACATCGACCCGGGCTTCACCGCGATGGCGCGCGAAGTCGGGCCCAACGTGCTGGCGTGGGAACCGTCGCCGGGCAAGATGACCGAGCTGTTCCAGAACAACGACATCATGCTGGCCGTGTGGGGCAGCGGCCGCGTGCAGGCGCTGAAGGACACGGGCTTCCCGGTGCAGTTCGTGATTCCGAAGGAAGGCGCGCCGGCCCTGCTGATAGCCGCCTGCCCGGTGGCGCAGAACACCGCCCCGGCGCTGTCGCAGGCCTTCGTCAACTACCTGCTGACGCCCGAGGTGCAGGCCATCCTCGCCGACACGCAGGGCTGGGGCCCGGCCAACGCCACCACCAGGCTGGCACCGGCGGTCGCGGCCAAGGTGCCGTACGGCAAGGAGCAGATGGACAAGCTGCTGCCCACCGACTGGACGCGGGTCAACGAGAAGCGTGCCGAGTGGACCAACCGCTGGAACCGCACCGTCGAACGCTGAGCACGCATGACCTTCCTCCAACTCGATCAACTCGGCAAGACCTTCGGCGACTTCCGCGCCGTGGAGAGCCTGAGCCTGGACGTCGAGCGCGGCGAGTTCATCTCGCTGCTCGGCCCCTCGGGCTGCGGCAAGACCACCACCCTGCAGATGGTGGCGGGCTTCGTCGAGCCGACGCGCGGGCGCATCCGCCTGAACGGCGCCGACATCACGGCCATGCGGCCGGAGAAGCGCGGCATGGGCGTGGTGTTCCAGAGCTATGCGCTGTTTCCGCACATGACCGTGGCCGACAACATCGGCTTCGGCCTGGAGATGCGCGGCATGCGGGGTGCCGGGAAGTTGAAGCGCATCGACGAGACGCTCGAGCTCGTGCGGCTGCCGGGCCTCGGCAAGCGCTACCCGAAGGAACTCTCGGGCGGCCAGCGGCAACGCGTTGCCATCGCCCGTGCGCTGGCGGTGCGCCCCGAGGTGCTGCTGCTCGACGAGCCGATGTCGAACCTCGATGCGAAGCTGCGCGAGGACATGCACGTCGAACTGCGCGGCATCCAGCGGCACCTGGGCATCACCACGATCCTGGTCACGCACGACCAGGTCGAGGCCATGACCATGAGCGACCGCATCGCGGTCATGCACGGCGGGCGCATCGTGCAGCTCGCCACGCCGTACGAGGCGTACGAGCGGCCGGAATCCGCGTTCGCGTCCTCCTTCCTCGGCAAGACGAACGTGCTGAAGGG contains:
- a CDS encoding LysR substrate-binding domain-containing protein; the protein is MKIRQLEAFRAVMLWQTVTRAAESLHVSQPAVTRLVADLEESVGFPLFLRVRGRLQPTAEAEALNEEVERSLLGMERIARTAEEIRSLQRGALRIAAAPALALSFLPRAIAGFLAEHNDIRVSLANHSSRTVVDMVVGERCDVGFVVLPISHSSTHGERLIATRMVCVMRSDHRLAKKKVIRPADLAGEHFVSHPHAIESRLHVDALFASYGIERKLQVETQVSAGVCAMVAAGLGVSLVDPITALEHAGQGLSFLPFEPMMVTDFSVLTPVRRSSSLLVSAFVDHVRKFALAQLDPRFVSA
- a CDS encoding ABC transporter substrate-binding protein, giving the protein MMLRPVSAAVNAALSTVLALCSLTVSAQQPTTLYVGSYGGSTEKAFKEKLIPAFEAKHNAKIVYVSGNSTDTLAKLQAQKGKQELNVVLLDDGPMYQAVQFGFCDKLGNQPVLKDLYPVARMTDSAVGVGIVAAGIAYNTEAFRKANLPAPDSWEVLTDKRFKQKVAIPPISNTYGLQTLLTFAKLRKGGDKNIDPGFTAMAREVGPNVLAWEPSPGKMTELFQNNDIMLAVWGSGRVQALKDTGFPVQFVIPKEGAPALLIAACPVAQNTAPALSQAFVNYLLTPEVQAILADTQGWGPANATTRLAPAVAAKVPYGKEQMDKLLPTDWTRVNEKRAEWTNRWNRTVER
- a CDS encoding ATP-binding protein, with product MKPRSTGRRRIGRWIATLWLALPLAVLPCAGATEPPAADASAPQSDGAVHITRAELLSIPGTGYSAPPRRIEDTGLPSEGWQTVSLPHTAGRELVPTSTGGVQTVTDWYRIDLAGLAPSAQPRLLYLPRWKTLGRIAVYGDGVLLHQSQGSAVHNGYNHPLLLPLNAPAHTPSPASVLIRVDRLRSSGSGFSTVWVGDQDALGWRYHARQLLQVQLPFMGSAAFLAVGAFAFAVWLGKRRESLYLLFFAISAMAFLRTLHYFVSGDYLPISDEWFEWITVASLLWLIILIHLFLQRLHRQPSPWLTRSSVALALACSVATLPHVSRAIPSLYLFTPLLNLAVLPIAVLIFAVNLRKALRSKFPEGRLVAGWAVLALVFTSYDGLLQNNLVSPESVYTSPYAIISLFFIFSYIMFQRYTGAFAEVARLNKGLAQRLQAREAELEQSYQRLRVIENEQMLSAERRRLMQDMHDGLGSSLISAIRSVEQGAMTDTEISGVLKGCMDDLKLAIDSMESVDADLLLLLATLRFRLAPRIESAGVALRWEVQPVPALSWLDPGGALHILRIMQECVANVLRHTRATTIRFSTATDGQGVCVVIEDNGAGFAVEEALRRSGRGLRNQQRRALAIGGTVRWESGSDGTRFTLWLPLHHGAGIEKAMSSS
- a CDS encoding ABC transporter ATP-binding protein, with protein sequence MTFLQLDQLGKTFGDFRAVESLSLDVERGEFISLLGPSGCGKTTTLQMVAGFVEPTRGRIRLNGADITAMRPEKRGMGVVFQSYALFPHMTVADNIGFGLEMRGMRGAGKLKRIDETLELVRLPGLGKRYPKELSGGQRQRVAIARALAVRPEVLLLDEPMSNLDAKLREDMHVELRGIQRHLGITTILVTHDQVEAMTMSDRIAVMHGGRIVQLATPYEAYERPESAFASSFLGKTNVLKGVVEARNMRCCEVRVGDSLLHVPHQEKSLAREVNVYVRPEKVRLAPASASGIPATIRTRLFLGNHWLVEVDSALGPMRVSHPNIGAVPPAEGEAVALHWLDDDLRLLDTEAAHG